Part of the Paenibacillus guangzhouensis genome is shown below.
TTGGCATGTTCGGTCATTCCTTCGGCGGGGCCACAACAACGCAAATGCTCATGACGGATTCACGAATCAAAGCCGCGATCAATATGGACGGCGGACTCTACGGCAAGCTCCGGATACCGGCAGACGGGCTGAAGAAGCCGTTCCTGATGATGAGCGCAGATGGCACATTGGCAGGGACAACGCATATGAGCGACGAGGAGATCGCTTCCCAAGGCACGACACGGAAAGACCTCGACAAGTTTTTTGAGGATACGTTTGCGCGTCAAGCATCTGTAGCCGTAGGCGGGAACTACTGGATGACCCTGAAGCATATGAAGCATATGGGATTCTCGGACATGTATCTGATTTCCCCGATATTCGAAAAGTCGGAGGGTGTTGACGTGCAGCGCGTCCATCAGTTGATTAACGATTATTCGCTCGATTTCTTTAACCATTACTTGAAGCAACAGCCGGTTAAATTATTGGATCAGACGGTCGGTGACCATCCGGCATTTACATTACAGAAAGGCTGAGGGCAATTTGCCCTCGGCTTTTTGCCGACTACTGCTGCTCGAGCTTCCATTGGATGCCTTGAAGCAATAAGTCGTTGCCTTTCGCGAACAAGCGATATTTGGGGCTTAGGATGGAGCATAGCGCATTGAATCGTTCGATCCGTTCGGTCCTAGGCTGCTGAGAATAAGCGGCGAAGTAGCGGAAAAAATCTTCTTGGCTCGCCGATTGTCCTGCGTTGGCATACAGTAAAGCGGTGTCCTCGACAATCGCTTGGACGTAGGGGCTATCAGCAGCCCGCTTTTGTTTTAGCGCCGTATTGAGCCGGTCGTGAATTTCATCTATTTTCTTGACCCATCTCGCGGCATCATAATGTGGCTGATGGACCATGTTGAAGAATAGAAATTCATCGTTCTTCAAGTCGGCAATAAACTGTGGATCGTTCAGCAGCTCCTGCAATTCCTGCCATGCGACGGTTTGTTGGGCTGATATTTTCGACTGATGGATAATGTGTTTATTAAAGTTATACAGGAACGAGCTTCTCCATTCTGCAGGAATACCCTCCAGCAATTTGGATTCTTCTACAATTTTAAGTATAAATTTATGGCGTTTCTCCGTATTGATAGCCCGTGTGGTCACCAGGTCATGGATATAATACAAGGAATCTGCTTCGTGATCCTTCGCTTGCCGCAAGATAGATAACATATTCGCGAGTGTGCTCATCTGTGACTCGATGGATTCAATCTGCCAGTCCAGTGCTTTTCCTAACGGAACCTCCCCAGAGATCATCTGCTTGATCTCCTCAATCCCGAAATCCAGGTATCGCAGCGTTGTAATCAGCTCCAAGCGCCACAGATCTGAAGCCGTGTACAGCCGATGCCCGCCTTCGGTATATCCCGTCGGCCGAAGCAATCCGATCGTGTCATAATAACGGACGGTTTTAATGGTGGTTCCGGTCATTTTTGCGGCTTCCCCAATCGAATATTTACGCTCCACATGTCATCCCCCCTTTGGTTGCATTATACTACGTCTTTCGCGTGAAGGGGGGATGAAGACATGCAGGTCACGTATTGACGTCGCCGAGTGATCCCGCACCGGTCGGGTGATCGACGATATACAGCCAGCTGCCGTCGGCTTGTTGCCGCACGATCTCGGATGTGTGACCACTAATCTGCAGCGGCTTGCCTTCTGCATCGACCGTGGTGAGGGTGAAGTGCGCGCGCAGCAAAGCGATATTCTCGAACGGTACGCAGTAGATGTTCTTCGACACCATGGTCCCTTGCAGACGGAGCAGATCGGTGAGCGTGTCTCGTCTTGCGGCTTCGTCTCGATCTTGGGCCCCGCTCGGATTAATCAACACCCCGTCCGGCTCGTAGAGCGCCAGCAGATGGTTGATATCGCCTGAATTATAGGCGTTAGCGAATGCGGCGTTCATGTCTTCGGGTCGCAGGACGGGGCTTGGATGAAATAAGTCGTTCATAAGTTCGGATTCTCCTTTATAATACACGTATAAGAGTGATGTTAACGGAATTCTCGCGATGTGATAAGTACGCAGAAAATAATGACTTAGTCATATAAACCTGACTATAGAATGGTGGAGGTAGACATGCCGTATCAGGATGGACAATTCGGCTGCCCGGTCGAGGTAGGCCTTCAAATGGTCAGCGGGAAATGGAAGCCTCGAATTCTCTACGCGCTGCAACAGCGAACGAAGCGCTTCGGCGAGCTTCAGCGGGAGGTTGCTGGCGTATCGAGACATGTGTTGACGACGCAGCTGCGGGAACTAGAAGCGAGCGGGTTGATCCATCGGCAAGTCTATGGTCAGGTGCCGCCGAAGGTGGAATACAGCTTGACCGAACTTGGTAACAGCCTGACCCCGATTCTGGAGCAGATGATCAAGATCGGGGAGCACTACATCTCTACGCACAAAACGGATTCGGCAGTAGACGTATAGCGCGAAGCACCCTTTTTCTAAGGGTGTTTTTTTATATTGCGAAAATGATGTCACAAAACGGCTGGCGCTAATTGTTATATAGGCATAGATACAAAGGAGGTGAGCCTGTGAAGCCAACCATCCCCGGGGAAGTGGAAGAGAGAGCCAAGGCGATTGAAGCGGTCATCGACCGTGTCAAACATGGAGACAAGCAAGCGTATGCATCGATCATTCGGCAGTTCGAACGGCAAATGTATACCTATTGCTACTATATTCTGAGAAATCACGAGGAGACGGAGGACGCGGTACAGGATATTTTTATCCGGGCCTATGAGCATCTGGATCAATATAGCAGACAGGTGTCCTTCTCCGCGTGGCTCTATAAAATGGCCTACAACCACATGATGAATATGAAGAGGAAGCAGGGCCGCTGGTTAAAGCTAGTGAATGCAGTCCAGGAACAGCAGCCGAAGGTGGAGATTTCGCCGAAGGAGTCTGTGATTGAGGAGATGCTGACGTATCTCACACCGGAAGAACGCCATATTCTGCTGCTCAAAGCGGTTGAGCAATACAGCTTTGAAGAGATCGGCAAGATTATGGGTATCAAGCCGGCCACGATCCGCAAGCGATATGAGCGGCTGCGCAGCAAGCTGCTCGAGTACAAGCTTCATAAAGGAGGAAACACCCATGGTACATTTGCCTGAATCAACGAAGGAAATGGATACGATCGAGCAATGGATCCGTGATTCGGACATGCCGCGAGCGAGTATGAGTGATCAGATCATGGATAAGATTGGAGAGAATAGAATGCGTAACAAACATAAATCGAATGTGATGAAAAAAACAGCCATTGCCGTATCTGCGGCGGCTGTACTAGGCGCCGGCATCATCGGAACGGGGTATGTCTCTCCTGTAATGGCCGCGACACTGAAGCAGATTCCGGTCATCGGCAGCCTCTTCTCGGGTACGAATGAGGAGCGGCTTCAGACGGCAATGGAGCAAGGCATTGCGAGCATTCCTAACTTGAGCGTGACACATGACGGCGTGACTCTGAGAGTGACGGAGCTGTTATACGATGGAACCCGTCTGGCTCTGCAAATGGAGCGCACAGGCATAGACATGGCATCGGTCATGATGCCGTATCAAGGGGATGGCGGGAAGAAAGGCTACATGAAGCAACCGACACTCCTCGCGGATGGCAAGGAAATTAAATTCAGTAAGGGCGCTTTCGGTGAAGTGCCGCAGAAAGATAACACCATTCTCGTGGATTTATCCGAAGGGCTGTCTTTGCCAGATCAATTCGAGCTAACTGTTCAAACCGAGGTAACACAGGTGAAAGAGCCGTTTGTCTTCAAGATTCCCGTGAAAATTGACAATCAGACATTAGCTTTGGAACCGAACGCAACGCAATCGAGCGGCGAGTTCAGCTATACGGTCAAGCAATTGGAGCTAACGCCGTTGTCGACGCGATTGGTATTGGATAGTACGGGCGCTGTTCCTGCAGCGCCAGAGCAATCGGGACAATACAGCCCATCGATGATGTATTATGACATTGTTGATGATCAAGGGAACGTGTTGAATCAGAATCAGGTCGATTTTTTCCATCGCCTGCCAGATACTGCGTACCATATCGACCAGTTGTATTCCGGCCTCCGAGCGACACAGAAATCGATTACGATCAAACCTTACACGTTCACGGTGAAGACGTCAGATTGGAGCATCGTCGGTGAGAGCAACGGCAAGCTTGGCGATAAGACCTATATTAAGGATCTGGAATTAACGATTCCCGTTCAGCCCTAATTCAACAAGATTTCATTCAATCGAGAACTCCTTCCTAACGAAGGAGTTCTTGGCGTTTATCGGGAATAGTTAGAGATCAATCATGGCATGGAGGGGCATCCGCATAGGAGTAGAGAAAAGAGTAATATCGCGAATGGAGGAATGTGCGTGGTTCAAAGAGGGCTTATTCTCGCAATTCTAGTGTGTGGAGGCATTCATTTAGCCACCTTGCAGTTAGATGTTGCACTCATACACTGGGTGTTCAAGCTGCTGCCTATGCTGTTGATCCTTGTGTTGGCCGTTCGTTCGAAATCGATGGACCGCACCCGCGCGTATAAGGGCCTCATCGTAGCCGGGTTATTGTTCAGTATGGCGGGCGATACGTTCCTGCTTAATGCAGGGGATCGTTGGTTCATGCTCGGATTAGGGTCTTTTTTCATCGGCCACCTGCTCTACATTGCAGCCATGGTCAGAAGGTGGCAGTATACCTGGCTAGGGCTGCTGTGGATCCTGCCGATCGGCGCTTATTCAGGGTTCGTCGGTTCCCAATTGCATGAAGGCATTATGGGGGATCCTAGCCAGAATGGCTTATGGCTGCCCGTACTCGCCTATGTGTGCGTCATCTCGGTGATGTGCTGGCTCGCGTTGATGAGTCGTAATGCGTATGCAGCGGTCGGGTCAATCCTATTTGTGGCTTCCGACTCGATTCTGGCTTGGAACAAATTTATCGGGTCAGTGCCGGCATCGGGATTTCTCGTTATGCTCACGTATTTCGCAGCACAGGCGCTCATTGCGTGCAGCATTGCGAATGGATTAGCAGGGAAAAAGTCGACAGATGTGCGCGGGATGCGGATGTGAAGCAAGGATCGATGTAACCTTTCGTGTCTAAGTTGGCACTAGGATATAGGACAGAAGAGAGGAGCGGGGTGCGTGCTTCAATACATCGAAGAAGTAAGACAAGGGAACGAGCGAGCCTTCGAACCGATCGTCAGGCATTTCGCAATGATGGCGCACGCGGTCGGCTATGAGAAGCTGCGGGACGTTCAACTTGCGGAGGATGCGGTGCAGGAGGCGTTCACGGAGGCATATCTGCATATCGGCCAGCTGCAGACGCCGGAAGCATTCCCAGGCTGGTTCAAAGCGATCGTCGAACGACAGTGCTACAGGATGCTGCGGGGGAAAAAGCATCCGGTTGTGCCTTACGACGATGCGGCGCAATCGATCGCGTCCACGTTCAGCTTATCCGATTGGATGGAGCGCCGGGAGCTTAAGGAGGCGGTGCGACAATCGATCGCCTCCTTAAGCTCGAATCTGCGGATTGTTGTGCGCTTGTTCTATTTGCAAGGGTACT
Proteins encoded:
- a CDS encoding RNA polymerase sigma factor — encoded protein: MKPTIPGEVEERAKAIEAVIDRVKHGDKQAYASIIRQFERQMYTYCYYILRNHEETEDAVQDIFIRAYEHLDQYSRQVSFSAWLYKMAYNHMMNMKRKQGRWLKLVNAVQEQQPKVEISPKESVIEEMLTYLTPEERHILLLKAVEQYSFEEIGKIMGIKPATIRKRYERLRSKLLEYKLHKGGNTHGTFA
- a CDS encoding winged helix-turn-helix transcriptional regulator translates to MVEVDMPYQDGQFGCPVEVGLQMVSGKWKPRILYALQQRTKRFGELQREVAGVSRHVLTTQLRELEASGLIHRQVYGQVPPKVEYSLTELGNSLTPILEQMIKIGEHYISTHKTDSAVDV
- a CDS encoding YybH family protein; amino-acid sequence: MNDLFHPSPVLRPEDMNAAFANAYNSGDINHLLALYEPDGVLINPSGAQDRDEAARRDTLTDLLRLQGTMVSKNIYCVPFENIALLRAHFTLTTVDAEGKPLQISGHTSEIVRQQADGSWLYIVDHPTGAGSLGDVNT
- a CDS encoding lysoplasmalogenase; amino-acid sequence: MVQRGLILAILVCGGIHLATLQLDVALIHWVFKLLPMLLILVLAVRSKSMDRTRAYKGLIVAGLLFSMAGDTFLLNAGDRWFMLGLGSFFIGHLLYIAAMVRRWQYTWLGLLWILPIGAYSGFVGSQLHEGIMGDPSQNGLWLPVLAYVCVISVMCWLALMSRNAYAAVGSILFVASDSILAWNKFIGSVPASGFLVMLTYFAAQALIACSIANGLAGKKSTDVRGMRM
- a CDS encoding DUF4179 domain-containing protein yields the protein MVHLPESTKEMDTIEQWIRDSDMPRASMSDQIMDKIGENRMRNKHKSNVMKKTAIAVSAAAVLGAGIIGTGYVSPVMAATLKQIPVIGSLFSGTNEERLQTAMEQGIASIPNLSVTHDGVTLRVTELLYDGTRLALQMERTGIDMASVMMPYQGDGGKKGYMKQPTLLADGKEIKFSKGAFGEVPQKDNTILVDLSEGLSLPDQFELTVQTEVTQVKEPFVFKIPVKIDNQTLALEPNATQSSGEFSYTVKQLELTPLSTRLVLDSTGAVPAAPEQSGQYSPSMMYYDIVDDQGNVLNQNQVDFFHRLPDTAYHIDQLYSGLRATQKSITIKPYTFTVKTSDWSIVGESNGKLGDKTYIKDLELTIPVQP
- a CDS encoding MerR family transcriptional regulator produces the protein MERKYSIGEAAKMTGTTIKTVRYYDTIGLLRPTGYTEGGHRLYTASDLWRLELITTLRYLDFGIEEIKQMISGEVPLGKALDWQIESIESQMSTLANMLSILRQAKDHEADSLYYIHDLVTTRAINTEKRHKFILKIVEESKLLEGIPAEWRSSFLYNFNKHIIHQSKISAQQTVAWQELQELLNDPQFIADLKNDEFLFFNMVHQPHYDAARWVKKIDEIHDRLNTALKQKRAADSPYVQAIVEDTALLYANAGQSASQEDFFRYFAAYSQQPRTERIERFNALCSILSPKYRLFAKGNDLLLQGIQWKLEQQ